From a region of the Helianthus annuus cultivar XRQ/B chromosome 5, HanXRQr2.0-SUNRISE, whole genome shotgun sequence genome:
- the LOC110941366 gene encoding uncharacterized protein LOC110941366: protein MKKWEACRQVFSRFEFTKEEEDKILGKAFGLVHSPYWGEEREVAVPEQENVNAIFDYLTGLGLSDEDLIKILKKFPEVVGCSLENELKTNIQILEKQWSIKGKSLKNLLLRNPKVLGYIIDCKGDCKALCTRCWVRF, encoded by the coding sequence ATGAAGAAATGGGAAGCTTGCAGACAAGTTTTTTCGAGATTTGAATTTACTAAAGAGGAAGAAGACAAAATACTAGGAAAAGCATTCGGCTTAGTCCACTCCCCTTACTGGGGCGAAGAACGCGAAGTAGCCGTACCAGAACAGGAAAATGTTAACGCGATATTCGATTATTTGACGGGTTTAGGCCTTTCGGACGAAGATCTCATCAAAATTCTCAAGAAATTCCCAGAGGTTGTCGGTTGTAGCCTTGAAAACGAGTTGAAGACGAATATTCAAATTCTTGAAAAACAATGGAGTATAAAAGGAAAATCGTTAAAAAATCTTCTACTCCGAAATCCTAAAGTATTGGGTTATATTATCGACTGCAAGGGAGATTGCAAGGCGCTCTGTACTCGTTGCTGGGTTCGGTTTTAA